The window AGCAATTTCTGAAACTCCAAAGAGATGCTTATCGTGAAGGCCTATTAAAATCTAAAAAAAATGAGCTGCCATTAGCTTTGGTTGAAAATGAAAGCCATATTTATTATAACAAAGGAGCACTTAATATGTACGAACTACAGAAACATATTGGAGAGGAAAATATCAATAGGGCTTTACATAATTATTTCCAAGAATGGCATTCTTTTAATAATCCCAGAAAGCAGGACCGATATTCGACAACTTTAGACTTAATACCATATTTTCGAGAAGTAACTCCGGATTCTTTGCAATATAAAATAACGGATTTATTTGAACGGGTAAATAATCCTAAATAAAACAGTCTTCCAGGCTGTCGGAATATTTAAAAATTAAAGTGTTATATAGGATAAATACATTTTTACTTATTGCCCATTTCTTTTTTGCTTAATTTTATATTCAATAACAATAAGAAATATAATTACAGCAATTTCTATTGAAAAATAAAGGATTCCTAAAAGCTTTAATTCCGAATGTTGGTATATCATCAGGGCTAAAGTAAGAAGACAATAAAGGTCTTTAACGATGGCAATGGATAATAGGATTCTCCAATGAACTGTTTTTAACGTCAGATAAAAGACTGAAGAATAGAGAAAAATCAATAAAGCAGTTAGAGATAAACAATTAATAGTGATTTTTGACACCCCGAATTGAATACTAAAAATTGACGAATCAATAATAGCAATAAAAATGTTATGAATGCCCCTGGTGCATCTGCAATCAGAAGTTGTTTCGGATGTTGTGAAAATCGTTTTATAATAGTATTCATGGTGATATAATATTAAAAGAGGATAATGAATATACACATGTTTCCTTGGGGAAACTCTATTTTACAAGAATATCCAATCCTACTAATAGAGAATTAGTGGCCATGTGAAAGAATAAAGGATACTGGAACCCAAAATTTATACGCATATAGCCCATGATTAATCCGCTAAAGAGCTGTGGTAAAGTAAGAAAAGGAAGGAGTAATATATTAACTAAGTTTAACTCGAAATTAAAGATATGAAGCCACGCAAAAACAATAGCAGATATATAGTAAATGAAGGTGAATTTCTGAATCCAGACTTTACGTAAATATGCTGAAAATTGTTTATTACTCAATAAGATGAAAGCGAGAATACCAGTACATAAGCCAATACATATTCTATACATAAAAGTGTCATCAAAAGAAGAAAGGCGACTATCAAAAATAAATTTTGTAGACACATAATAACCGACACAAATGCATGTGGAGATCAGATAAATGGGTTTAAATTTCAAAGATAGACGAAATAATATTTCTTCGAGACAAGGTAAGACCAGTCCTCCAATGATTAAATATAAAAAAGGAGTAAAGCGCTCAGATAATGATTGATCAGTGAGGTTTTTAGGTTCATAGAAAAGACCTATGAGCCCTGCTATAAGTATAGAAAAGCAGAATTTCAAAACCAAAAGAACAATGGAAGCAAGAATCTTTTGTTGTGCTTGAATTGTTTCAGTGGTATATCCTTTTGGA of the Chryseobacterium capnotolerans genome contains:
- a CDS encoding CPBP family glutamic-type intramembrane protease yields the protein MLLSTLNFIKQSVQDFILFILSPKGYTTETIQAQQKILASIVLLVLKFCFSILIAGLIGLFYEPKNLTDQSLSERFTPFLYLIIGGLVLPCLEEILFRLSLKFKPIYLISTCICVGYYVSTKFIFDSRLSSFDDTFMYRICIGLCTGILAFILLSNKQFSAYLRKVWIQKFTFIYYISAIVFAWLHIFNFELNLVNILLLPFLTLPQLFSGLIMGYMRINFGFQYPLFFHMATNSLLVGLDILVK